A single Candidatus Binatus sp. DNA region contains:
- the meaB gene encoding methylmalonyl Co-A mutase-associated GTPase MeaB has translation MTSDSLPNPAAAPQPEGTDLNAMLARFERGDLRIRDLARLITKVENRSADSSTIIERIYAKTGHAQVVGITGPPGAGKSTLINRLIALYRGLGKKIAILAIDPSSPFSGGAVLGDRVRMTDHYKDEGVYIRSLSSRGSHGGLSRAAREIVKLLDAFGNDVIIIETVGVGQTELAIMDLADTTVVVTVPEGGDSVQMMKAGLNEIADIFVVNKADREGADRIKAELELSVHLRGGDGWRAPVLLTQAAADRGVDKVVEAIAEHREYLREHTDAAREADRRTREFVEVLSAELEERAIRTVADGGVSDVVSEVRRGKLNPYSAVRRIIEDRSSLDELLLNGKSNRRGGSR, from the coding sequence ATGACTTCCGATTCCCTACCGAATCCCGCCGCGGCTCCGCAGCCCGAAGGCACCGATCTGAACGCGATGCTCGCGCGGTTCGAGCGCGGCGACTTGCGCATCCGCGACCTCGCGCGCCTGATTACCAAGGTCGAGAATCGTTCGGCCGATTCGAGCACGATCATCGAGCGAATCTACGCGAAGACCGGGCACGCACAGGTGGTCGGAATCACCGGGCCTCCGGGCGCCGGAAAATCGACGCTGATCAATCGTCTGATAGCTCTGTATCGCGGACTCGGCAAAAAAATCGCCATCCTCGCGATCGATCCGTCGAGTCCGTTCTCCGGCGGCGCAGTGCTCGGCGACCGCGTCCGGATGACCGATCACTACAAGGACGAGGGCGTCTATATCCGCAGCCTGTCATCGCGCGGCAGCCACGGGGGTTTAAGCCGCGCGGCGCGCGAGATCGTCAAACTGCTCGACGCTTTCGGCAACGACGTGATCATCATCGAGACTGTCGGCGTAGGCCAGACCGAGCTTGCAATCATGGACCTCGCCGATACGACGGTCGTCGTCACGGTGCCCGAAGGCGGCGATAGCGTGCAGATGATGAAGGCCGGCCTCAACGAGATCGCCGATATCTTCGTGGTCAACAAGGCCGACCGCGAAGGCGCCGATCGCATCAAGGCGGAACTCGAACTGAGCGTGCATCTGCGCGGCGGCGACGGATGGCGCGCGCCGGTGCTGCTGACGCAGGCTGCCGCGGATCGCGGCGTGGACAAAGTGGTCGAGGCAATCGCGGAGCATCGCGAGTACCTGCGCGAGCATACCGACGCGGCGCGCGAGGCCGACCGCCGCACGCGCGAGTTCGTCGAAGTATTGAGCGCTGAGCTGGAAGAGCGTGCGATACGCACAGTCGCCGACGGCGGCGTTTCGGATGTCGTCAGCGAAGTGCGCCGCGGCAAGCTCAATCCATACAGCGCGGTGCGCCGGATAATCGAGGATCGCAGCTCATTGGACGAACTACTGCTCAACGGCAAATCGAATCGCCGCGGTGGCTCGCGATGA
- a CDS encoding metallophosphoesterase family protein yields the protein MTARRNPKLDGRLFAIGDIHGCPDELRAILKAIAPAAGDTVVFVGDYVDRGPSARDVVEIALELEKGPAECVFLKGNHEDMMMSFLGKPGNYGESFLFNGGIATLDSYGLREGDLENAAERLPGRHMDFMSRLAVSYLRPPYLFVHAGIMPTRQLEEQQTEDMLWIRQEFIFNPHRIDATVVFGHTPMRGVMIDLPYKLGIDTGLVYGGKLTCVEFNEGVLYQIQRGHKQVKTRSIPLA from the coding sequence ATGACCGCGCGCCGCAACCCTAAACTCGACGGACGCCTGTTCGCGATCGGCGACATCCACGGATGCCCCGACGAGCTGCGCGCAATCCTCAAAGCGATCGCGCCGGCCGCCGGCGACACGGTCGTGTTCGTCGGCGACTACGTCGATCGCGGTCCGTCGGCGCGCGACGTCGTCGAGATAGCGCTCGAGCTCGAAAAAGGTCCGGCGGAGTGTGTGTTCCTGAAGGGCAATCACGAGGACATGATGATGTCGTTTCTCGGCAAGCCGGGAAATTACGGCGAGTCGTTCCTCTTTAACGGCGGCATCGCGACGCTCGACAGCTACGGGCTCCGCGAAGGCGACCTGGAAAACGCTGCCGAGCGGCTGCCCGGCCGCCACATGGATTTCATGAGCCGGCTCGCGGTCAGCTATTTGCGCCCGCCGTATCTGTTCGTCCACGCCGGCATCATGCCGACCCGCCAGCTCGAGGAGCAGCAGACCGAAGACATGCTGTGGATTCGCCAGGAGTTCATTTTCAATCCTCATCGAATCGACGCGACGGTGGTGTTCGGGCATACGCCGATGCGCGGCGTGATGATCGATCTGCCGTACAAACTCGGAATCGACACCGGGCTGGTGTACGGCGGCAAGCTGACCTGCGTCGAGTTCAACGAAGGCGTGCTGTATCAGATTCAGCGCGGGCACAAGCAGGTCAAGACGCGGAGTATCCCGCTGGCGTAG
- a CDS encoding ribose-phosphate pyrophosphokinase, translated as MSERVKNQLDVFTGNSNPALAREVAEHLGVKLGEAEVGRFPDGEVMVEIRENVRGGDCFVIQSICSPPNENLMELLLISDALRRASAGRITAVIPYFGYSRQDRKVAPRVPISAKVVADLITTAGVHRVLTVDLHAGQIQGFFNIPVDNLYAMPVLINYLRKRVDGARVSVVSPDAGGVERARAFARRLNANLAIIDKRRQRASQIAEMQLVGEVKDSIALLVDDMIDTAGTITEAAKVVANAGASEVIACATHPILSDPACDRLNKSHITEIITTNTIPLRAKTQAELTKLKVLSVGSLLAEAVKRIHNEESVSSLFN; from the coding sequence ATGTCGGAACGGGTCAAGAACCAGCTCGATGTATTCACCGGGAACTCCAACCCAGCGCTCGCGCGCGAGGTCGCCGAGCATCTGGGCGTGAAACTCGGTGAAGCCGAAGTTGGCCGCTTCCCCGACGGCGAAGTGATGGTCGAGATTCGCGAGAACGTGCGCGGCGGCGATTGCTTCGTAATCCAGTCGATCTGCTCCCCGCCCAATGAAAATCTGATGGAGTTGCTGCTGATCAGCGATGCGCTTCGGCGCGCGTCGGCGGGACGTATCACGGCGGTGATTCCGTACTTCGGCTACTCGCGGCAGGATCGCAAGGTTGCGCCGCGCGTACCGATCAGCGCGAAGGTCGTCGCGGATCTGATCACGACCGCAGGAGTGCATCGCGTGCTCACGGTCGATCTGCACGCGGGGCAAATCCAGGGCTTCTTCAATATCCCGGTGGACAACCTTTACGCGATGCCGGTGCTGATCAACTATCTGCGCAAGCGCGTGGACGGCGCTCGCGTTTCGGTGGTATCGCCCGACGCGGGCGGAGTCGAACGGGCGCGCGCGTTTGCGCGGCGGCTCAACGCGAACCTCGCGATTATCGACAAGCGGCGGCAGCGCGCGAGCCAAATCGCCGAGATGCAACTGGTCGGCGAAGTTAAGGATTCGATCGCGCTGCTGGTGGACGACATGATCGATACCGCCGGCACGATCACCGAGGCCGCCAAGGTCGTCGCGAACGCCGGCGCGAGCGAAGTGATCGCCTGCGCGACGCATCCGATTTTGTCCGATCCGGCGTGCGACCGGCTGAACAAATCGCACATCACGGAGATCATCACGACCAACACTATCCCGCTGCGCGCCAAGACCCAGGCCGAGTTGACCAAGCTGAAGGTGCTCTCGGTGGGCAGTCTGCTGGCGGAAGCAGTCAAGCGAATTCATAATGAGGAATCGGTTAGTTCGCTCTTCAACTGA
- a CDS encoding 4-(cytidine 5'-diphospho)-2-C-methyl-D-erythritol kinase, with amino-acid sequence MRDLEVMLEVLSERACAKINLFLRVTGRRADGYHELDSVFLPISLADEIRLEIRDAAATSIALNCNVPALAASGIDLATRAARGFVEEFGLKAQVRIDLAKHIPIGAGLGGGSSDAGAVLRMMARAAGIGVDAAPRLHRIALALGADVPFFLDPRPSRVTGIGQVLTPLDDVPTLPIVFAVPPFEVATASIFRSLQPSGWSGPAPDADIAAILRNEISPSITVNDLAAVAIAQFPEIGRIKALLEELGARASQMSGSGGAVFGIFDDQESADRAAEQARKRMPAATVGSGRTVDAGWQ; translated from the coding sequence TTGCGCGATCTTGAAGTGATGCTTGAAGTGCTGTCAGAGCGCGCGTGCGCGAAGATCAATCTGTTCCTGCGCGTGACCGGGCGGCGCGCCGACGGCTATCACGAACTCGATTCGGTGTTCCTGCCGATTTCGCTCGCCGATGAAATCCGCCTCGAGATTCGCGACGCCGCCGCGACCTCGATCGCGCTCAATTGCAACGTCCCGGCGTTGGCTGCGTCGGGAATCGATCTCGCGACTCGCGCGGCGCGAGGGTTTGTCGAGGAGTTCGGGCTGAAGGCGCAGGTGCGGATCGATCTGGCGAAGCATATCCCGATCGGCGCAGGCCTCGGCGGCGGCTCGAGCGATGCGGGAGCTGTGCTGCGGATGATGGCGCGCGCGGCGGGAATCGGCGTCGATGCCGCGCCACGGCTTCATCGAATCGCGCTGGCACTTGGCGCCGATGTGCCATTTTTCCTCGATCCGCGTCCGTCCCGCGTGACGGGAATCGGCCAAGTGCTGACGCCTTTGGATGACGTCCCCACTCTGCCGATCGTGTTCGCGGTGCCGCCGTTCGAAGTCGCGACGGCGAGCATTTTTCGATCGCTCCAGCCGTCAGGATGGAGCGGACCTGCGCCGGACGCCGATATCGCGGCAATTCTTCGCAACGAGATATCGCCGTCGATTACGGTGAACGATCTCGCCGCCGTCGCGATCGCGCAATTCCCGGAAATCGGTCGAATTAAAGCTCTACTTGAAGAATTGGGCGCGCGCGCATCGCAGATGAGCGGCAGCGGCGGCGCCGTTTTCGGCATCTTCGACGATCAGGAATCGGCGGATCGCGCCGCCGAGCAGGCGCGCAAGCGGATGCCCGCGGCGACGGTCGGGTCGGGGCGCACTGTCGATGCGGGCTGGCAGTGA
- a CDS encoding 50S ribosomal protein L25 — METGELACEIRTTRPKGQSNALRRQGRIPAVLYGPTTKATAVTVDRIELKARVSAAAHVRLIKLKSSTADLDGRHVIFKDVQRAPVSGEILHADLYEVDLNRPLRVEIAFKFVGKAKGLANGGILAPLERTATVECLPLEIPDAIEVDVTDVDIHDVIHISTVKFSGNVKPIFDTDYPVVTVLPPTVAEIAVPVAAEAVEGAVVEGAAAEAGAAPAAEAGAKEADDKGGKKPEAAKKK; from the coding sequence ATGGAGACCGGTGAACTAGCCTGCGAGATACGGACGACCCGCCCCAAGGGGCAATCGAATGCGCTGCGGCGGCAGGGGCGAATCCCGGCCGTTCTTTACGGCCCGACGACCAAGGCGACCGCGGTCACGGTTGATCGTATCGAGTTGAAAGCGAGAGTTTCGGCGGCGGCGCACGTGCGATTGATCAAGCTCAAGTCGAGCACCGCGGATCTCGACGGCAGACACGTGATCTTCAAAGACGTGCAGCGCGCGCCGGTCTCGGGCGAAATTCTGCACGCGGATCTTTACGAGGTCGATCTGAATCGGCCGCTGCGGGTCGAAATTGCGTTCAAGTTTGTCGGCAAGGCGAAGGGACTCGCGAACGGCGGAATCCTCGCGCCACTCGAGCGCACCGCGACCGTCGAATGCTTGCCGCTCGAGATTCCCGACGCGATCGAAGTCGATGTCACCGACGTCGATATTCACGACGTCATTCACATTTCGACGGTGAAGTTCTCCGGCAACGTGAAGCCGATCTTCGACACCGATTATCCGGTCGTCACGGTGCTGCCGCCGACCGTCGCCGAGATTGCGGTACCGGTCGCGGCCGAGGCGGTCGAAGGCGCGGTGGTCGAAGGCGCCGCGGCGGAAGCCGGCGCTGCGCCCGCGGCGGAAGCTGGCGCGAAAGAGGCCGACGACAAGGGCGGCAAGAAGCCCGAGGCGGCGAAGAAGAAGTAG